The Chloroflexaceae bacterium genome has a segment encoding these proteins:
- a CDS encoding AEC family transporter yields MIRVLLEVLLPVALVAAAGMVLRRRMALDQATLNRVVIYGLSPALIFTSLVTTDLSGAGAARMLALALGVLLAMGLISWATGRLLGLRGGSLSALVLVGAFMNSGNYGLPAARFAFGQEGLSLALFYFIVQAIMGQTVGVAVGAAGNARSGAGAPLEVTQRVLRMPQVYATAAALLVRATGFDPTAAGGAVLGLFRGVTLLGEAALPMMLIVLGAQLGSGIAREDPWLVGLACALRLAVSPLVAYGLGLMLGLQGMSLAVGVMLSGMPAAVHTTITAIEFEARPSLVVAVVVASSALSLVSLAVLLAVLPG; encoded by the coding sequence GTGATACGTGTGCTCCTGGAAGTGCTGCTGCCAGTCGCGCTGGTGGCGGCGGCAGGCATGGTCCTGCGCCGCCGCATGGCCCTCGATCAGGCCACGCTGAACCGGGTGGTCATCTATGGGTTAAGCCCGGCGCTGATCTTCACCTCGCTCGTGACCACCGATCTGTCGGGCGCCGGCGCGGCGCGGATGCTGGCCCTGGCGCTGGGGGTGCTGCTGGCTATGGGCCTGATCAGTTGGGCGACTGGCAGGCTGCTGGGATTGCGCGGCGGCAGCCTGAGCGCCCTGGTGCTGGTGGGCGCGTTTATGAACTCGGGCAACTACGGGTTGCCAGCGGCGCGCTTCGCCTTTGGCCAGGAGGGCCTCAGCCTGGCGCTGTTTTACTTCATCGTTCAGGCGATTATGGGACAGACGGTGGGAGTGGCGGTGGGCGCGGCGGGCAATGCCCGCTCCGGCGCCGGCGCGCCCCTCGAGGTGACGCAGCGCGTGCTGCGGATGCCGCAGGTCTACGCTACTGCGGCGGCGCTGCTGGTGCGCGCGACGGGCTTTGACCCCACGGCGGCCGGCGGGGCCGTCCTGGGCCTGTTCCGGGGCGTCACGCTGCTTGGCGAAGCCGCCCTGCCGATGATGCTGATCGTGCTGGGCGCCCAGCTTGGCAGCGGGATAGCGCGCGAGGACCCCTGGCTAGTGGGTCTGGCCTGCGCGCTGCGGCTGGCAGTCTCGCCGCTGGTGGCCTATGGCCTGGGCCTGATGCTGGGGTTGCAGGGCATGAGTCTGGCGGTGGGGGTCATGCTCTCAGGGATGCCCGCCGCGGTGCATACCACCATCACCGCGATCGAGTTCGAGGCGCGCCCCAGCCTCGTCGTCGCCGTGGTGGTCGCGTCGTCGGCGCTCAGCCTGGTGAGCCTGGCGGTGCTGCTGGCGGTCCTGCCGGGGTGA
- a CDS encoding CPBP family intramembrane metalloprotease — MAIKAWALKHPVAAYIALTLGWSWIVWLPLFFIAEPGRIFEGAPSPAVLSLMFAGLLGPALAGAGLTAFLYGRRGLAALGARLRDARAGWWWLALLVIPLTYALLPLLRWMAGHPVDAGAMLARLGPALAIGIFAGLAEEPGWRGFLLPHLLKRRPPLVAALLVGLVWGGLWHGYANYFGLGDRGWAFMPLNLLQGLGLLTAWSLILTRVYQHTRGSLLLSILMHVSISFSAFVTGLTYRSLGDELTWTAIQVGLAWLVALGFWLATRPAAAAQATPVPGPAG, encoded by the coding sequence ATGGCAATTAAAGCATGGGCGCTGAAACACCCCGTCGCGGCCTACATCGCGCTGACGCTCGGCTGGTCCTGGATCGTCTGGTTGCCGCTCTTCTTCATCGCCGAGCCGGGCCGTATCTTTGAGGGCGCGCCTTCCCCCGCGGTGCTGAGCTTGATGTTTGCCGGCCTGCTCGGGCCGGCGCTGGCCGGAGCAGGCCTGACGGCGTTCCTGTACGGCCGGCGGGGCCTGGCCGCGCTCGGCGCGCGGCTGCGCGACGCCCGGGCCGGGTGGTGGTGGCTGGCCCTGCTGGTCATTCCCCTGACCTACGCCCTGCTGCCGCTGCTGCGCTGGATGGCGGGGCATCCGGTTGACGCGGGCGCGATGCTTGCGCGGCTCGGCCCGGCGCTGGCCATCGGCATCTTCGCCGGGCTTGCCGAGGAGCCGGGCTGGCGCGGCTTCCTGCTGCCGCATCTGCTTAAACGCCGCCCACCGCTGGTCGCCGCGCTCCTGGTGGGCCTGGTCTGGGGTGGGCTGTGGCACGGCTACGCCAACTACTTCGGGCTTGGCGACCGGGGCTGGGCCTTCATGCCACTGAATCTGCTCCAGGGGTTGGGGTTGCTCACCGCGTGGTCGCTGATCCTCACCCGCGTGTACCAGCACACCCGCGGCAGCCTGCTGCTCTCCATCCTGATGCACGTGAGCATCTCATTCAGCGCGTTCGTCACGGGCCTGACCTACCGCTCGCTCGGCGACGAGTTGACCTGGACAGCCATTCAGGTGGGGCTGGCCTGGCTCGTGGCCCTCGGCTTCTGGCTGGCCACGCGCCCGGCGGCCGCGGCCCAGGCAACCCCGGTGCCGGGGCCGGCAGGTTAG
- a CDS encoding Uma2 family endonuclease, translated as MATHTRADDLRMVREADGLDLDLRPLQGLWSVEQYLRLSDQTNHLIEFTDGVIEVLPMPTRDHQVILAFLYEVLLLLLRPRGGKVLFAPLRLQVRPGKFRQPDILALKDMHDPRNQNEYWLGADLVMEIVSPDRPERDIEEKRRDYAEAGIPEYRIVNPLDETITVLVLEGAAYVEHGVFRRGERAASKLIDGFAVSVDEVFDAR; from the coding sequence ATGGCCACTCACACCCGGGCTGACGACCTGCGCATGGTCCGCGAGGCCGATGGGCTGGATCTGGATTTGCGGCCCCTCCAGGGCCTGTGGAGCGTTGAGCAGTACCTCAGGCTCAGCGATCAGACGAACCATCTCATTGAGTTTACCGATGGCGTTATTGAGGTCCTCCCGATGCCGACCCGCGATCATCAGGTCATCCTGGCCTTTCTGTACGAGGTGTTGCTGCTGCTGCTTCGCCCCCGAGGAGGGAAGGTCCTCTTTGCGCCGCTACGGCTTCAGGTGCGGCCGGGGAAGTTTCGTCAGCCGGACATTCTCGCCCTTAAGGATATGCATGATCCGCGGAACCAGAACGAGTACTGGCTCGGCGCCGATCTGGTTATGGAGATTGTAAGCCCGGACAGGCCGGAGCGCGATATCGAAGAGAAGCGGCGCGACTACGCCGAGGCGGGCATTCCCGAATACCGGATCGTGAACCCCCTCGATGAGACGATCACCGTACTCGTGCTCGAGGGCGCGGCCTACGTTGAGCACGGCGTGTTCCGCCGCGGCGAACGCGCCGCCTCAAAGCTCATTGACGGGTTCGCTGTGAGTGTGGACGAGGTGTTCGACGCCAGGTAG
- a CDS encoding glycosyltransferase family 2 protein translates to MTTCAVAPELRDLVAAAPGPYLSVVVPIYNEEESIPHLYAQLTDVLDRLGHPYEILAIDDGSRDRSFELLRNLAAADARLRVVRFRRNFGQTAAFAAGFDRARGEWVVTIDADLQNDPRDIPALLAKAESGFDVVSGWRARRQDPFLSRRLPSIIANRLISLATGVHLHDYGCSLKVYRAEVVKNIHLYGELHRFIPAIASWQGVAVAEAPVNHAARKYGRSKYGIGRTTRVLLDLITVRFLLSYSTRPMQVFGGIGLVSGAIGAALLLYLGYVRLILSQPIADRPLVLLAILLVLIGVQFLGMGLLGELITRVYYEGRNRSIYVVREELNGPGAS, encoded by the coding sequence ATGACCACCTGTGCAGTGGCCCCCGAACTGCGCGATCTCGTCGCCGCGGCGCCGGGACCCTACCTCTCCGTGGTGGTGCCGATCTACAACGAAGAGGAGAGCATCCCCCATCTCTACGCTCAGTTGACCGATGTCCTCGACCGGCTCGGGCATCCCTACGAGATTCTGGCGATTGACGACGGCTCGCGCGACCGCAGCTTTGAACTGCTGCGCAACCTGGCCGCCGCCGATGCGCGCCTGCGGGTCGTTCGCTTCCGGCGCAACTTCGGCCAGACGGCTGCTTTCGCCGCGGGCTTCGACCGCGCCCGCGGCGAGTGGGTGGTCACCATTGACGCCGATCTCCAGAACGACCCGCGCGATATCCCGGCGCTCCTGGCGAAGGCCGAGAGCGGCTTCGATGTGGTGAGCGGCTGGCGCGCTCGCCGCCAGGACCCCTTTCTTAGTCGGCGGCTCCCTTCGATCATCGCCAACCGGTTGATCTCTCTGGCCACCGGGGTGCATCTCCACGACTACGGCTGCTCGCTGAAGGTCTACCGGGCCGAGGTGGTAAAGAACATTCATCTCTACGGCGAGTTGCACCGCTTCATCCCGGCGATCGCCTCGTGGCAGGGGGTGGCCGTCGCCGAGGCGCCGGTCAACCACGCCGCCCGCAAATATGGCCGCTCGAAGTATGGCATCGGGCGCACCACCCGCGTTCTGCTCGACCTGATCACCGTGCGCTTTCTGCTCTCCTACTCCACCCGGCCCATGCAGGTCTTCGGCGGCATCGGCCTGGTGAGCGGGGCCATCGGCGCCGCGCTGCTCCTCTATCTGGGCTATGTGCGCCTGATCCTCAGCCAGCCGATCGCCGACCGGCCTCTAGTGCTGCTGGCGATCCTGCTGGTCCTGATCGGGGTGCAGTTTCTGGGCATGGGTCTCCTGGGCGAGTTGATCACGCGGGTCTACTACGAGGGGCGCAACCGGTCAATCTATGTGGTGCGGGAGGAGTTGAACGGCCCTGGCGCATCATAG
- a CDS encoding glycosyltransferase family 4 protein, translated as MAAHKRVLMVAPTPYFFDRGCHVQIYEVARSQQVNGNDVAIVTYHLGRTIGSIPTYRIPPIPWYRKGSAGPSWHKLYLDVLLMARTLQVARRYQPHIIHAHLHEGAAVALPVARLLGAPLLLDLQGSMVGELVNHGFVRPQGARFQAFRAIERQIIARVDGMLMWSYLSDALRRMFDFDPAKVFPVDYGVDLERFRPYPRERLADLYTRLGIPRERLLVVYLGVLSAYQGVDLLLEAIPAILRACPETHFLLMGYPDEERYRSRARALGIADHVTLPGRTDYAQAARYLSLGDVAVSAKLTPMEGNGKLLNYMACGLPTVAFDLPGNLATLGDAGVYAPTGDDAALAAQIIALLRDPARRADLGRRARLRAEQRYSWRAIGATINAVYDTLLARKAMGADPSTAAPGAETIAVKD; from the coding sequence ATGGCTGCGCACAAGCGCGTGCTGATGGTGGCCCCGACACCCTACTTCTTCGACCGCGGCTGCCACGTTCAGATCTACGAGGTCGCGCGTTCGCAGCAGGTGAACGGGAACGATGTCGCCATCGTGACCTACCATCTCGGCCGCACGATTGGCTCAATCCCGACCTACCGCATTCCGCCGATCCCGTGGTACCGGAAGGGGTCGGCGGGGCCGTCGTGGCACAAGTTGTACCTCGATGTGCTCCTGATGGCGCGCACGCTCCAGGTGGCCCGCCGCTACCAGCCGCACATTATCCACGCCCATCTGCACGAGGGCGCCGCGGTAGCCCTCCCCGTCGCCCGTTTGCTCGGCGCGCCTCTGCTGCTCGACCTGCAGGGGAGCATGGTCGGCGAGCTGGTCAATCACGGCTTTGTGCGACCACAGGGCGCGCGGTTCCAGGCCTTTCGGGCCATCGAGCGCCAGATCATCGCTCGCGTGGATGGGATGCTCATGTGGAGCTACCTCAGCGACGCCCTGCGGCGCATGTTCGACTTTGATCCGGCGAAGGTGTTTCCCGTAGACTATGGCGTTGATCTCGAGCGCTTCAGGCCTTATCCCAGAGAGCGCCTTGCCGACCTCTATACCCGCCTGGGCATTCCCCGTGAACGCCTGCTGGTGGTGTACCTGGGCGTCTTGAGCGCTTACCAGGGTGTCGATCTCCTGCTCGAAGCCATCCCCGCCATCCTGCGCGCCTGCCCGGAGACCCATTTTCTGCTCATGGGCTATCCTGATGAAGAGCGTTACCGCTCCCGCGCCAGGGCGCTGGGAATTGCGGATCATGTGACCCTGCCGGGGCGCACTGACTATGCTCAGGCGGCGCGTTACCTTTCGCTGGGCGATGTGGCGGTTTCGGCCAAGCTTACACCGATGGAAGGCAACGGCAAGTTGCTCAACTACATGGCCTGTGGCCTGCCAACCGTCGCCTTTGACCTGCCGGGTAATCTTGCGACCCTGGGCGACGCCGGGGTTTACGCTCCGACTGGCGACGACGCGGCGCTGGCGGCGCAGATCATCGCCCTGCTGCGCGATCCCGCCCGCCGGGCCGACCTGGGGCGCCGCGCCCGCCTCCGCGCCGAACAACGCTACTCGTGGCGCGCGATCGGCGCAACCATCAACGCAGTCTACGATACCCTTCTTGCTCGCAAGGCGATGGGGGCCGATCCATCTACGGCGGCGCCGGGCGCCGAAACCATTGCGGTGAAAGATTAA
- a CDS encoding flippase-like domain-containing protein → MRKVVVRALVTAVLLGWLFIQVDVTGIGGVFAKTRPLWLALAAVLNLVSFALLIWRWQVLLIGAGVRQPFVQLTRVTLISTFFSMFLPSSIGGDVVKMMLLAPDTARREAAISSVVIDRVVGMAVTIIVGIVAVLFLPVVWSDSAVIGTLAAATLIFVLGVVALFSRTLFRWMTRLTPRFLWRHVGEQILKTHQSLLGFRRQPGVLLAAGAISVLRQVVICVSVFCAGQAFGIAAGPLAYFATIPIALAITVLPVTISGLGLQDHAMVLLLATVGVAAAEALSLSIFLHVMRTFVGLTGGLWFAIGRRRGPVAHLSADAVGGTACENDHLQPVR, encoded by the coding sequence ATGCGTAAGGTTGTGGTGCGGGCGCTGGTGACCGCCGTCTTGCTTGGCTGGCTCTTCATCCAGGTGGACGTGACCGGCATCGGGGGGGTGTTCGCGAAGACCAGACCGCTCTGGCTGGCATTGGCGGCGGTGCTGAACCTGGTCTCCTTCGCGCTGCTTATCTGGCGATGGCAGGTGCTGCTCATCGGCGCGGGGGTGAGACAACCGTTCGTCCAGTTGACCCGGGTCACGCTGATCAGCACCTTTTTCAGCATGTTTTTACCCTCTTCGATTGGCGGCGACGTGGTGAAAATGATGCTGCTGGCGCCCGATACCGCGCGACGCGAGGCCGCTATTTCGTCGGTGGTGATTGACCGGGTGGTGGGCATGGCGGTGACGATCATCGTTGGCATTGTCGCGGTCCTGTTTCTGCCGGTGGTTTGGAGCGATAGCGCGGTGATAGGGACGCTGGCCGCGGCGACGTTGATCTTCGTCCTGGGCGTCGTAGCGCTCTTCAGTCGCACCTTGTTTCGATGGATGACGCGCCTGACGCCCAGGTTCCTGTGGCGGCATGTTGGCGAGCAGATCCTCAAGACGCATCAGAGCCTCCTCGGCTTTCGCCGACAACCGGGTGTTCTGCTGGCAGCCGGAGCGATCTCTGTCTTGCGCCAGGTGGTAATCTGCGTCTCGGTTTTTTGCGCCGGTCAGGCGTTCGGGATCGCCGCCGGACCGCTGGCCTATTTTGCGACCATTCCGATCGCGCTGGCGATTACGGTGCTGCCGGTGACCATCAGTGGCCTGGGCTTGCAGGATCACGCCATGGTCCTGCTCCTGGCCACCGTGGGCGTAGCCGCGGCGGAGGCGCTCTCCCTGTCGATCTTTCTGCACGTCATGCGCACGTTTGTTGGCCTGACCGGGGGCCTGTGGTTCGCGATCGGGCGTCGTCGTGGGCCCGTGGCGCACCTCTCCGCCGACGCTGTTGGAGGAACAGCGTGTGAAAACGATCACCTGCAACCTGTGCGGTAG
- a CDS encoding class I SAM-dependent methyltransferase: MKTITCNLCGSSEQRLRCTGYDRDNPQNRRVYTLQECLRCGLVYLSPRPDTPEELAEIYPPTYDSYIGERQRFLMWMRRIAWRPEVREIVARTTPDSPILELGSATGEFLAELRRQGRTRLLGLELSPEAARIARERHGLDVRAGQLDDVSLPPGSFDLVLMRHVLEHLPDPRETLTRIARLLRPGGYCIFTIPNIDSHTARIFGRDWYGYQFPRHFFLFPQATLHTLLSLAGLCVERVVHQAAPNVWIGSTRFWLAARGHTALARFVRYQNPLAVAAFAPLGLVSALMRSSGVIRVITRRPA; this comes from the coding sequence GTGAAAACGATCACCTGCAACCTGTGCGGTAGCTCCGAGCAACGCCTGCGCTGCACCGGCTACGACCGCGACAACCCCCAGAACCGGCGCGTCTACACGTTGCAAGAATGTCTGCGCTGCGGCCTGGTCTATTTGAGTCCGCGCCCCGACACGCCTGAGGAACTGGCTGAAATCTACCCGCCAACGTATGATAGTTACATTGGCGAGCGCCAGCGTTTCCTGATGTGGATGCGCCGCATCGCCTGGCGCCCGGAAGTGCGCGAAATCGTCGCTCGCACCACGCCCGACAGCCCTATCCTCGAACTCGGTTCGGCCACGGGCGAGTTTCTGGCGGAGTTGCGGCGGCAGGGACGTACCAGGCTCCTGGGGCTCGAATTGAGCCCGGAGGCGGCGCGCATCGCCCGTGAGCGCCACGGTCTTGATGTTCGCGCCGGGCAACTCGACGACGTCTCTTTGCCCCCCGGCAGCTTCGACCTGGTGCTGATGCGCCATGTGCTTGAGCATCTGCCTGACCCCCGGGAGACGCTGACCAGGATTGCTCGTCTGTTGCGGCCTGGCGGCTATTGTATTTTTACTATCCCCAACATCGACTCGCATACGGCGCGGATCTTTGGCCGGGACTGGTACGGGTACCAGTTTCCCCGCCACTTTTTTCTCTTCCCACAAGCTACGCTGCACACCCTGCTCAGCCTGGCCGGTCTGTGCGTTGAGCGCGTGGTGCATCAGGCAGCGCCCAATGTGTGGATCGGCAGTACGCGCTTCTGGCTTGCCGCCCGTGGGCATACCGCCCTGGCGCGCTTCGTGCGCTACCAGAATCCCCTGGCGGTGGCCGCGTTCGCTCCGCTGGGGCTGGTTTCGGCGCTCATGCGCTCCAGCGGCGTCATCCGGGTCATTACGCGCCGCCCGGCCTGA
- a CDS encoding DUF2079 domain-containing protein, with protein sequence MQQLTRAHCVPRDPILWVAMTVYVVVIGGLSLLRYAGYNAGLLDLGSMYQAIASVLRGEPLMLTSPRGNVSRLAGHVELIYYAFAPLVALWPDPRGLLLGQTVLAATGAIPVYRLALRRLDRVPAARCAALIYLLYPVALTAALFDFHGDTLAMPLLLWAIDAFDRRDARAAALWVGVSLLCKVYVAVAVAALGAYMFLWGGQRRAGLVTAGVASLYGALVFLVVRPRFEAAGGVHVANDYINHYFGAPETLLATSGERALAALVVVGPALFLAWRGWRWLLMAAPLIGAVLVSTGPGAGYHYAYHHYALAVPFIVMAVIDGAARLRGVAETAPPGAKTRSWRADLVFTTVVVGLTSTLLVDQPLNPAFWMGLPGQGLDPSAYGVTGRDRLKDRFLATHAPPPAAPIAASIFLAPRLADRDTLYAVRYPDDPGGARLPTLLPRVDFVLADALFDWRIVDGKTILGGPAYERAEIALLLRDPAFGLTMAEDGLLRFERNASAPLIQRVALAPTNDLPEQTAYFGPVRLLGARLAPLEGRRYRASFAWMATGPLPTDRSLIPVSTLEGVEGRIVHLPTYALLPTAAWPVGAIIREEFDLELPADLPAGSYIWRVAWYDPAHPEAYATDERSRFMGAAPATVGVIEVSEAITKR encoded by the coding sequence ATGCAGCAACTGACTCGCGCGCACTGTGTTCCCCGTGACCCGATCCTCTGGGTGGCGATGACCGTGTATGTTGTCGTTATCGGGGGATTGAGCCTGCTGCGCTACGCCGGCTATAATGCCGGTCTGCTTGACCTTGGCTCGATGTACCAGGCCATCGCCTCGGTGCTGCGTGGCGAGCCGTTAATGCTCACCTCGCCGAGAGGCAACGTCTCGCGCCTGGCCGGGCATGTGGAACTGATTTACTATGCCTTTGCCCCTCTGGTAGCCCTGTGGCCCGACCCGCGGGGATTGCTGCTCGGTCAGACGGTGCTGGCAGCGACGGGGGCCATCCCCGTCTATCGCCTGGCCCTGCGCCGCCTCGACCGCGTGCCGGCGGCCCGCTGCGCCGCGCTGATCTACCTGCTCTACCCTGTGGCCCTCACTGCGGCCCTCTTCGACTTTCACGGCGATACGCTGGCTATGCCCCTGCTGCTCTGGGCGATTGACGCCTTCGACCGCCGCGACGCCCGCGCCGCTGCCCTGTGGGTGGGGGTGAGCCTGCTGTGCAAAGTGTATGTGGCTGTGGCTGTGGCCGCGCTGGGGGCGTACATGTTTCTCTGGGGCGGGCAGCGCCGGGCAGGTCTGGTCACGGCCGGAGTCGCCAGTCTCTATGGGGCGCTGGTCTTCCTGGTCGTCCGCCCCCGCTTCGAGGCCGCCGGCGGGGTCCATGTAGCGAATGACTATATTAACCACTACTTTGGCGCGCCCGAGACGCTGCTCGCTACAAGCGGCGAACGGGCGCTCGCGGCCCTGGTTGTGGTCGGTCCCGCGCTGTTCCTGGCCTGGCGCGGCTGGCGCTGGTTGCTGATGGCCGCGCCCCTGATCGGGGCCGTGCTGGTCAGCACCGGGCCGGGCGCGGGCTACCATTACGCCTATCACCACTATGCCCTGGCCGTGCCCTTCATCGTCATGGCCGTGATTGACGGTGCCGCCCGTCTCCGCGGCGTGGCGGAAACGGCCCCGCCTGGCGCGAAGACGCGCTCCTGGCGCGCCGATCTGGTCTTTACGACGGTGGTTGTGGGCCTGACCAGCACCCTGCTGGTGGATCAGCCCCTCAACCCGGCCTTCTGGATGGGCCTGCCGGGGCAGGGGCTTGACCCGTCGGCCTATGGGGTGACCGGCCGCGACCGGCTCAAGGACCGCTTTCTGGCGACCCACGCGCCGCCCCCCGCGGCGCCCATTGCCGCCTCGATATTTCTGGCCCCCCGCCTGGCCGACCGCGATACGCTCTACGCCGTGCGTTACCCCGACGATCCCGGCGGCGCGCGGTTGCCCACACTGCTGCCCCGGGTTGACTTTGTGCTGGCCGACGCGCTCTTCGACTGGCGCATCGTTGACGGCAAGACGATCCTCGGAGGCCCTGCCTACGAGCGCGCCGAGATCGCCCTGCTCCTGCGCGACCCGGCCTTTGGCCTCACTATGGCCGAGGATGGGTTGCTGCGCTTTGAGCGGAACGCCAGCGCGCCGCTGATCCAGAGGGTGGCACTGGCGCCAACGAATGATCTTCCAGAACAAACGGCCTACTTTGGCCCTGTCCGACTCCTTGGCGCCAGGCTTGCGCCGCTGGAGGGGCGTCGCTACCGGGCCAGTTTTGCCTGGATGGCCACCGGACCGCTCCCAACCGACCGCAGCCTTATTCCCGTTAGCACTCTCGAGGGGGTCGAGGGGCGGATCGTGCACCTGCCGACCTATGCCCTGCTGCCCACCGCCGCATGGCCCGTGGGAGCCATTATCCGCGAGGAGTTCGACCTGGAACTGCCCGCAGATCTGCCGGCGGGGAGCTACATCTGGCGCGTGGCCTGGTACGACCCGGCTCATCCCGAGGCCTACGCCACCGATGAGCGCAGCCGGTTCATGGGCGCGGCCCCGGCTACGGTTGGCGTCATTGAGGTCTCGGAAGCCATAACAAAACGATGA